A portion of the Streptomyces sp. YPW6 genome contains these proteins:
- the fxlM gene encoding methyltransferase, FxLD system, whose translation MTTSPTSGIRDAGDLRHQLVEQLRAHNHIRSAAVERAFRTVSRHLFAPEVPLAAAYADDIVATRHLGDGTITSSLSAPWLQAGMLEAARIQPGHRVLEIGSGGYNAALIAELAGPAGHVTTLDIDPAVTGRAIRFLPEAGYDNVSVVTADAEQLPPGVVPAGGFDAIVVTVDTWDLPWIDALADGGRLVAPLRLHGYHWAIGFTKEKGALHSDEPLVVCGFVAMQGAGAWNPNRRSIHDTGVSLFWEDGTPQSVDQLAPSLTRRPAVTRTGITVGGQEPFDLLMLYLAGALPGFCRLEADPGGGHQVLDPPPPHWPAAAVVRGASLARLAHERIGDGEDGKGRHEFVVHGYGDQGHAAAAEMAEQVEIWQRNHRGARCPLITARPAPHRAPAGAEHSPHVFAKKHTRITVDWPVTPGAPVRRSCDGSRNAE comes from the coding sequence GTGACGACTTCACCGACCAGCGGGATCCGCGACGCGGGCGACCTGCGCCACCAGCTCGTCGAGCAACTCCGCGCCCACAACCACATCCGCTCCGCCGCGGTGGAGCGCGCCTTCCGCACCGTGTCGCGGCACCTCTTCGCCCCCGAGGTACCCCTCGCCGCCGCGTACGCCGACGACATCGTCGCCACCCGGCACCTCGGCGACGGCACCATCACCAGCTCCCTCTCCGCTCCCTGGCTGCAGGCCGGCATGCTCGAAGCCGCCCGTATCCAGCCCGGCCACAGGGTCCTGGAGATCGGCTCCGGCGGATACAACGCCGCCTTGATCGCCGAACTCGCCGGTCCGGCCGGTCACGTCACCACCCTCGACATCGATCCGGCCGTGACCGGGAGGGCCATCCGTTTTCTGCCCGAGGCCGGATACGACAACGTCAGTGTGGTCACCGCGGACGCCGAGCAACTGCCGCCCGGGGTGGTGCCGGCGGGCGGATTCGACGCCATCGTGGTCACCGTCGACACCTGGGACCTGCCCTGGATCGACGCGCTGGCCGACGGCGGCCGACTCGTCGCGCCGTTGCGCCTGCACGGCTACCACTGGGCCATCGGCTTCACCAAGGAGAAGGGGGCGCTGCACAGCGACGAGCCGCTCGTCGTCTGCGGCTTCGTCGCCATGCAGGGCGCCGGCGCCTGGAACCCCAACCGCCGCAGCATCCACGACACCGGAGTCAGCCTCTTCTGGGAAGACGGCACGCCGCAGTCCGTGGACCAACTCGCCCCGTCCCTCACCCGCCGCCCCGCCGTCACCCGTACCGGCATCACGGTCGGGGGCCAGGAACCCTTCGACCTCCTCATGCTCTACCTCGCCGGTGCCCTGCCCGGCTTCTGCCGCCTGGAGGCCGACCCCGGCGGCGGCCACCAGGTCCTCGACCCTCCGCCCCCGCACTGGCCGGCCGCCGCGGTCGTCCGCGGCGCCTCGCTCGCCCGGCTGGCCCATGAGCGCATCGGCGACGGAGAGGACGGCAAGGGGCGGCACGAGTTCGTCGTCCACGGATACGGCGACCAAGGCCACGCCGCCGCCGCGGAGATGGCCGAGCAGGTAGAGATCTGGCAGCGCAATCATCGCGGCGCCCGCTGCCCCCTGATCACCGCCCGCCCTGCTCCCCATCGTGCTCCGGCGGGCGCCGAACACTCACCGCACGTGTTCGCCAAGAAGCACACCCGCATCACCGTGGACTGGCCCGTCACGCCCGGCGCTCCTGTCCGTCGCAGCTGCGACGGTAGCCGCAACGCCGAATGA
- a CDS encoding NUDIX hydrolase, whose amino-acid sequence MPSPLPPSDHIATAAAPPAAQYAAARHAAWLGAAAVITDEVGRILLVHPTYRTDGTWLLPGGVVEPGEHPHVTCLREVSEELGLALSLSAVLAVHSLSPRHSGLQTSTTCPGEVRFVFDAGTLNPDQVRAIRLPREELSEYAFLETRDAVQRLRPVDAQIMLAAYRARLGHTATAHLADGRHILDVPALDRHNVHVRYRPLWDSPLNRDPVPDRLPVRQAWSWCFMPDGRVVLVADPGPRGALPMLPGGTVESSDARPEQALRREAAEEAQLALTDPVRLGWVLDETGEVCGGVGRNARLSLAARVTAIGPAAVAPAAGHCFVRLLAAPAQAAALLGWGPPGARQARLAASTAQERWGLPTPSPAAIEEIPVEGMRLS is encoded by the coding sequence GTGCCATCTCCCCTCCCCCCTTCGGACCACATCGCAACGGCTGCTGCTCCGCCCGCAGCGCAGTACGCCGCCGCCCGGCACGCTGCGTGGCTCGGCGCAGCTGCGGTCATCACCGACGAGGTCGGCCGAATCCTGCTCGTCCACCCCACCTATCGCACGGACGGCACGTGGCTGCTGCCTGGAGGTGTCGTCGAACCCGGCGAGCACCCGCACGTCACCTGCCTGCGCGAGGTCTCCGAGGAACTCGGCCTCGCCCTGTCCCTGTCGGCCGTGCTCGCCGTCCACTCCCTCTCCCCGCGCCACTCCGGCCTTCAGACCAGCACGACCTGCCCCGGTGAGGTCCGGTTCGTCTTCGACGCGGGCACTCTCAACCCCGACCAGGTGCGGGCGATCCGCCTGCCGAGGGAGGAGCTGTCCGAGTACGCCTTCCTGGAGACTCGCGACGCCGTGCAGCGGCTGCGCCCGGTGGATGCGCAGATCATGCTCGCCGCCTACCGCGCCCGGCTCGGCCACACCGCCACCGCCCACCTCGCCGACGGCCGGCACATCCTCGACGTCCCGGCCTTGGACCGGCACAACGTCCACGTCCGCTACCGACCTCTGTGGGACAGCCCTCTGAACCGCGACCCCGTCCCCGACCGGCTGCCCGTGCGGCAAGCCTGGTCGTGGTGCTTCATGCCCGACGGCCGCGTCGTCCTGGTCGCCGACCCCGGCCCGCGGGGAGCGCTGCCGATGCTGCCCGGCGGAACGGTGGAAAGCAGCGATGCGAGGCCCGAGCAGGCCCTGCGCCGCGAAGCCGCCGAGGAAGCCCAGCTCGCCCTGACCGATCCGGTGCGGCTGGGCTGGGTGCTGGATGAGACCGGCGAGGTCTGCGGCGGGGTGGGGCGCAATGCCCGGCTCAGTCTGGCCGCGCGCGTTACCGCCATCGGGCCGGCGGCCGTCGCCCCTGCCGCCGGACACTGCTTCGTCCGCCTGCTCGCCGCGCCCGCCCAGGCAGCCGCCCTGCTGGGCTGGGGCCCGCCCGGCGCCCGGCAGGCCCGGCTCGCAGCGAGCACGGCACAGGAACGCTGGGGCCTGCCCACGCCATCCCCAGCCGCTATCGAGGAGATCCCCGTGGAGGGAATGCGACTGAGCTGA
- a CDS encoding NUDIX domain-containing protein — MPLSHHHIRTTVDAYLARHPHEREQLGVFLNALDRTGEDIASRSIVTGHVTCGAIVVDQLGRVLHVRHLSGGKVLVPGGHAETTDDSLTVAALRQLHEETGIPPQALTPWPGYETVPLDIDIHDIDPHTGEGEPGHQQIGLRFLFRLHAAEEEPVVPQKEISGIEWRTVDRVPSPALREKLLKLPLQVEPEAANASALIYNDRGEYLLHLRDYFPGQIREPGVWSLLGGGREPQDSTLEHTVRRELAEEAGLDLADLTPFGTERATDDTGATVPIAVHAGCWNGDPRELHLTEGVMLAWFPPSDLHRLRIADTTSDLVQRHAACLPAPRSKPESEEEGPAAPCGTVPNIIGVHLYLEKPDGTVLLGLRHPSAPFAPSAWHVLAGHCEQENAIACLIREAREEAGLHIERQDVELVHVVHHIGRPRNPPRMGLFFRAHAWRGEPELREPDKCTEWRFWDPTALPHNLVPYTRMAIAKIQNGELYSEMGWPA, encoded by the coding sequence ATGCCGTTGTCGCACCACCACATCCGCACAACCGTCGATGCCTACCTCGCACGCCACCCGCACGAGCGCGAGCAGCTCGGTGTCTTCCTGAACGCCCTCGACCGGACTGGCGAGGACATCGCCAGCCGCTCGATCGTCACCGGACACGTCACCTGCGGCGCGATCGTCGTCGACCAGCTCGGCCGCGTCCTGCACGTGCGGCACCTGTCCGGCGGGAAGGTCCTCGTCCCAGGAGGCCACGCCGAAACCACCGACGACTCCCTGACAGTGGCCGCGCTGCGGCAGCTGCACGAGGAGACCGGGATCCCGCCCCAGGCCCTCACGCCGTGGCCGGGCTACGAGACGGTGCCGCTGGACATCGACATCCACGACATCGACCCCCACACCGGCGAGGGCGAACCCGGGCACCAGCAAATCGGGCTCCGGTTCCTCTTCCGGCTGCACGCGGCGGAAGAGGAACCCGTGGTGCCGCAGAAGGAGATCAGCGGCATCGAGTGGCGAACCGTGGACCGGGTGCCCTCACCGGCCCTGCGTGAGAAGCTGCTGAAACTCCCGCTCCAGGTCGAACCGGAGGCAGCCAACGCCTCCGCCCTGATCTACAACGACCGCGGCGAGTACCTGCTCCACCTGCGCGACTACTTCCCCGGCCAGATCCGGGAGCCGGGCGTGTGGTCCCTGCTGGGCGGCGGCCGAGAGCCCCAGGACTCCACCCTGGAACACACCGTGCGGCGCGAACTCGCCGAGGAGGCCGGCCTCGACCTCGCCGACCTCACACCGTTCGGCACCGAGCGCGCCACCGACGACACCGGCGCGACCGTACCCATCGCCGTCCACGCCGGTTGCTGGAACGGCGACCCACGCGAACTCCACCTGACCGAAGGAGTGATGCTCGCCTGGTTTCCTCCCTCGGACCTCCACCGCCTGCGCATCGCGGACACCACCAGCGACCTCGTGCAGCGCCATGCCGCCTGCCTTCCGGCGCCGCGGAGCAAGCCCGAGTCCGAGGAAGAAGGTCCCGCTGCCCCGTGCGGCACGGTCCCCAACATCATCGGCGTCCACCTCTACCTGGAGAAGCCCGACGGGACAGTGCTGCTCGGGCTACGCCACCCCAGCGCTCCGTTCGCGCCCTCTGCATGGCACGTGCTGGCCGGCCACTGCGAACAGGAGAACGCCATCGCCTGCCTGATCAGGGAGGCCCGGGAAGAGGCCGGGCTGCACATCGAGCGCCAGGATGTCGAGCTCGTCCACGTCGTCCACCACATCGGCAGGCCGCGGAACCCGCCCCGTATGGGCCTGTTCTTCCGCGCCCACGCCTGGCGCGGCGAGCCGGAACTGCGCGAGCCGGACAAGTGCACTGAGTGGCGATTCTGGGACCCCACCGCCCTTCCCCACAATCTCGTCCCCTACACCCGAATGGCCATCGCAAAGATCCAGAACGGCGAGCTGTACAGCGAAATGGGCTGGCCCGCATGA
- a CDS encoding M15 family metallopeptidase yields MTATPTGTPSHVPAATAAGRPDTRLVVIRGNSASGKTSVARGLRDHYGRGVAIVGQDVIRRNVLREHDTTGGANIALLGRIARHALDAGFHVVLEGILYADRYSHMITSLVRDHRGVSACYYLDVPLEVTLARHASKADSAYLEQVTDTHLTSWYRTLDLLPGGLETVIPADSSLRDTVARIVRETDPTAAAAPPPQADPSQGDAMNLVLMSDPRVAAIPVRECGEPLVDVREHDVRVDPRKQDPQGAFAHVREGVLARLVHARSLLPAGTDLLFIEGYRPPALQRRYFTAYRDELAAAQPDWTPEQLHEAASRYVSPPEIAPHSAGAAVDVTLVAQDGHELDLGSRVNASPEESDGACFTHAPDLGDQARHHRTLLLDAMDSAGFTNCGTEFWHFSAADRYDALMRQAPYARYGPIELPWPAAGTRPLHRALFRPEARKTGHRSADTPTTTDAQPRTEACMPDHTQQAIPAVPSPSAGDVPPEHHMHLIARSYRQVEAGRKTIEVRVATSSRRAISIGDTVVFHDRETGRELDVAVQRITSYPSFEDLLRSEDTTRIDPDARPGELLACLRGIYPPDKEALGVLAFAYDHRAARPGRPMPMTAEAYARTVPHHTVYGCLYIRDEHDRPVQLRSVYGPRPWQLPGGNLDAPGEDPLETARREAVEETCLGLGPGSPALLLTHFLHAGPSLPLNKVGFIFDGGQLTADQLDQIRLDPAEHDMWAVHDLATWKELMPPLAFARLDAVERARRGEGPAYLIAHS; encoded by the coding sequence ATGACCGCCACACCGACCGGCACGCCCAGCCACGTGCCCGCTGCCACGGCCGCCGGACGACCCGACACCCGCCTCGTAGTGATCCGCGGGAACTCGGCGTCGGGCAAGACCAGCGTGGCCCGGGGCCTACGGGACCACTACGGCCGCGGCGTCGCCATCGTCGGCCAGGACGTGATCCGCCGGAACGTGCTGCGCGAACACGACACCACAGGCGGCGCCAACATCGCCCTGCTCGGCAGGATCGCCCGTCATGCACTGGACGCCGGCTTCCACGTCGTACTCGAAGGAATCCTGTACGCCGACCGCTACAGCCACATGATCACGTCCCTGGTACGCGACCACCGCGGCGTCTCGGCCTGCTACTACCTGGACGTGCCACTGGAGGTGACGCTGGCCCGGCACGCCTCGAAGGCCGACTCCGCGTACCTGGAGCAGGTCACCGACACCCACCTCACCTCCTGGTACCGCACGTTGGACCTTCTGCCCGGCGGGCTGGAGACCGTGATCCCGGCCGACAGCTCACTGCGGGACACCGTCGCCCGGATCGTGCGCGAAACCGATCCGACCGCTGCCGCAGCCCCACCGCCTCAGGCCGATCCATCACAGGGAGACGCGATGAACCTGGTGTTGATGTCCGATCCGCGCGTCGCGGCGATCCCGGTGCGCGAGTGCGGAGAACCCCTCGTCGACGTACGCGAGCACGACGTCCGCGTCGACCCCCGCAAACAAGACCCGCAGGGCGCGTTCGCCCACGTCCGGGAAGGCGTCCTCGCCCGGCTGGTGCACGCCCGTTCACTCCTTCCCGCCGGCACCGATCTGCTGTTCATCGAGGGCTACCGGCCGCCGGCCCTGCAGCGGCGCTACTTCACCGCTTACCGCGACGAGTTGGCCGCCGCCCAGCCTGACTGGACTCCGGAGCAGTTGCACGAGGCCGCCAGCCGGTACGTCTCGCCGCCGGAGATCGCGCCGCACTCCGCGGGCGCGGCCGTGGACGTGACCCTCGTCGCCCAGGACGGCCACGAACTCGACCTCGGCTCCCGCGTCAACGCCTCCCCCGAGGAGAGCGACGGGGCCTGCTTCACCCACGCCCCTGACCTCGGCGACCAGGCGCGCCACCACCGCACCCTGCTGCTCGACGCCATGGACAGCGCGGGTTTTACGAACTGCGGGACCGAGTTCTGGCACTTCTCGGCAGCGGACCGGTACGACGCTCTGATGCGACAGGCGCCGTACGCGCGCTACGGACCGATCGAACTGCCCTGGCCTGCGGCCGGAACCCGTCCACTTCATCGGGCCCTGTTCCGCCCCGAGGCGCGGAAGACCGGCCACCGCTCCGCGGACACCCCGACCACGACGGACGCACAGCCCCGAACGGAGGCATGCATGCCAGACCACACCCAGCAGGCGATCCCAGCCGTCCCGAGCCCATCGGCCGGAGACGTTCCGCCCGAGCACCACATGCACCTGATCGCGCGGTCCTACCGGCAGGTGGAAGCCGGTCGCAAGACGATCGAAGTCAGGGTGGCCACGTCGAGCAGGCGCGCCATCAGCATCGGCGACACGGTCGTCTTCCACGACCGGGAGACCGGGCGGGAACTCGACGTCGCCGTGCAGCGGATCACCTCGTACCCCTCCTTCGAAGACCTGCTCCGTTCGGAGGACACCACGCGCATCGACCCGGACGCGCGGCCCGGCGAGCTGCTCGCCTGCCTCCGCGGCATCTACCCGCCGGACAAGGAGGCCCTCGGCGTACTCGCGTTCGCCTACGACCACCGCGCCGCACGGCCCGGCCGCCCCATGCCGATGACGGCCGAGGCGTACGCGCGGACCGTCCCCCACCACACGGTGTACGGATGCCTCTACATCCGCGACGAGCACGACCGGCCGGTCCAGCTCCGCTCGGTCTACGGGCCGAGACCGTGGCAGCTCCCCGGCGGCAACCTCGACGCCCCGGGTGAGGATCCCCTGGAGACCGCCCGCCGCGAGGCGGTCGAGGAAACTTGCCTCGGACTCGGCCCGGGCTCGCCGGCGCTCCTCCTGACGCACTTCCTGCACGCGGGGCCCAGCCTGCCGCTGAACAAGGTGGGGTTCATCTTCGACGGAGGGCAGCTGACCGCCGACCAGCTCGACCAGATCCGCCTCGACCCGGCCGAGCACGACATGTGGGCCGTCCACGATCTCGCCACCTGGAAGGAACTGATGCCTCCGCTTGCCTTCGCCCGACTCGACGCCGTCGAACGAGCCCGGCGCGGCGAGGGTCCCGCCTACCTGATCGCACACTCCTGA